From one Lycium barbarum isolate Lr01 chromosome 6, ASM1917538v2, whole genome shotgun sequence genomic stretch:
- the LOC132600388 gene encoding glutaredoxin-C4, whose amino-acid sequence MAKSAMYSISVPILLLVVSVTVLLYTSTLAEAGDSSSFVRKTISSHSIVIFSKSYCPYCRKAKAVFKELKQKPYVIELDERDDGWSIQDALSEMVGRRTVPQVFINGKHIGGSDDTVDAYENGELAKLLGVNAKKDDL is encoded by the exons ATGGCGAAATCAGCTATGTATTCAATTTCAGTACCCATTTTGTTATTGGTAGTATCTGTAACTGTATTGTTATACACATCAACATTAGCTGAAGCTGGAGATTCCTCTTCCTTTGTTAGAAAGACAATTTCATCTCATTCCATTGTTATCTTCTCCAAATCATATTGCCC ATACTGTAGGAAAGCAAAGGCTGTATTTAAAGAGTTGAAGCAAAAACCTTATGTCATTGAACTTGATGAGAGAG ATGATGGCTGGAGTATCCAGGATGCCCTTAGTGAGATGGTTGGCAGACGTACCGTGCCACAAGTTTTCATTAACGGAAAGCATATCGGAGGATCAGATG ATACCGTTGATGCCTACGAAAACGGGGAGCTAGCTAAACTTCTTGGTGTTAATGCCAAAAAAGATGATCTTTAA
- the LOC132600389 gene encoding kiwellin-like isoform X2 encodes MTNLSLLSLCIIFTIFISSSNAISQCNGPCKTQDDCDGELICINGKCSDDPNVGTNNCKNNRPSVPSSTTDTCEPCGSMVCNGTRLLYNCSPPISASTPAQLTHNDFSDGGDGGGPGACEGKYYDNNESIVALSTGWFAGSSRCGKMIRIQANNGNTAMAKVVDECDSTAGCDAQHGDQPPCENNVVDGSIAVWNALELDTDEGVEEVTGGEHQYIGCIPLQLSCPDGRQLLFRGELCLHMLVPTSGSSLHFPLMQINWPSQ; translated from the exons ATGACCAATCTATCCTTACTTTCTCTTTGCATCATTTTCACAATTTTCATCTCTTCTTCTAACGCCATTTCCCAATGCAACGGTCCTTGTAAAACCCAGGACGATTGTGACGGCGAATTAATTTGCATAAACGGAAAATGTAGCGATGACCCTAATGTTGGAACCAACAATTGCAAAAATAACCGTCCTTCCGTCCCTTCTTCTACAACCGATACATGCGAACCATGTGGCTCGATGGTTTGCAACGGTACACGCCTTCTATACAATTGCTCACCACCCATCTCCGCCTCTACACCTGCTCAACTTACCCACAATGATTTCAGTGACGGCGGAGACGGGGGTGGTCCAGGGGCATGTGAAGGGAAATATTATGACAATAACGAAAGCATAGTCGCGTTGTCTACTGGATGGTTTGCGGGAAGTTCAAGGTGTGGAAAAATGATACGTATTCAGGCTAATAATGGGAACACTGCAATGGCTAAAGTTGTGGATGAATGTGATTCTACTGCTGGTTGTGATGCACAACATGGTGATCAGCCTCCATGTGAAAATAACGTTGTTGATGGTTCCATTGCTGTGTGGAATGCTTTGGAGTTGGATACAGATGAGG GCGTTGAGGAGGTGACAGGTGGTGAGCACCAGTATATTGGGTGTATACCGTTGCAATTGAGTTGTCCTGATGGACGTCAATTATTGTTTCGAGGGGAGTTATGTTTACATATGTTGGTACCAACGTCAGGGTCATCGTTGCATTTTCCCCTTATGCAAATTAATTGGCCGTCACAGTAG
- the LOC132600389 gene encoding kiwellin-like isoform X1: MTNLSLLSLCIIFTIFISSSNAISQCNGPCKTQDDCDGELICINGKCSDDPNVGTNNCKNNRPSVPSSTTDTCEPCGSMVCNGTRLLYNCSPPISASTPAQLTHNDFSDGGDGGGPGACEGKYYDNNESIVALSTGWFAGSSRCGKMIRIQANNGNTAMAKVVDECDSTAGCDAQHGDQPPCENNVVDGSIAVWNALELDTDEGTVLEQIKLMEKGWRGCGTYKEPKFTGVEEVTGGEHQYIGCIPLQLSCPDGRQLLFRGELCLHMLVPTSGSSLHFPLMQINWPSQ; this comes from the exons ATGACCAATCTATCCTTACTTTCTCTTTGCATCATTTTCACAATTTTCATCTCTTCTTCTAACGCCATTTCCCAATGCAACGGTCCTTGTAAAACCCAGGACGATTGTGACGGCGAATTAATTTGCATAAACGGAAAATGTAGCGATGACCCTAATGTTGGAACCAACAATTGCAAAAATAACCGTCCTTCCGTCCCTTCTTCTACAACCGATACATGCGAACCATGTGGCTCGATGGTTTGCAACGGTACACGCCTTCTATACAATTGCTCACCACCCATCTCCGCCTCTACACCTGCTCAACTTACCCACAATGATTTCAGTGACGGCGGAGACGGGGGTGGTCCAGGGGCATGTGAAGGGAAATATTATGACAATAACGAAAGCATAGTCGCGTTGTCTACTGGATGGTTTGCGGGAAGTTCAAGGTGTGGAAAAATGATACGTATTCAGGCTAATAATGGGAACACTGCAATGGCTAAAGTTGTGGATGAATGTGATTCTACTGCTGGTTGTGATGCACAACATGGTGATCAGCCTCCATGTGAAAATAACGTTGTTGATGGTTCCATTGCTGTGTGGAATGCTTTGGAGTTGGATACAGATGAGG GGACTGTTTTGGAGCAAATTAAGCTTATGGAGAAGGGATGGAGAGGGTGTGGCACCTACAAAGAACCAAAATTCACTG GCGTTGAGGAGGTGACAGGTGGTGAGCACCAGTATATTGGGTGTATACCGTTGCAATTGAGTTGTCCTGATGGACGTCAATTATTGTTTCGAGGGGAGTTATGTTTACATATGTTGGTACCAACGTCAGGGTCATCGTTGCATTTTCCCCTTATGCAAATTAATTGGCCGTCACAGTAG
- the LOC132600389 gene encoding kiwellin-like isoform X3 has product MTNLSLLSLCIIFTIFISSSNAISQCNGPCKTQDDCDGELICINGKCSDDPNVGTNNCKNNRPSVPSSTTDTCEPCGSMVCNGTRLLYNCSPPISASTPAQLTHNDFSDGGDGGGPGACEGKYYDNNESIVALSTGWFAGSSRCGKMIRIQANNGNTAMAKVVDECDSTAGCDAQHGDQPPCENNVVDGSIAVWNALELDTDEGTVLEQIKLMEKGWRGCGTYKEPKFTVVQALRR; this is encoded by the exons ATGACCAATCTATCCTTACTTTCTCTTTGCATCATTTTCACAATTTTCATCTCTTCTTCTAACGCCATTTCCCAATGCAACGGTCCTTGTAAAACCCAGGACGATTGTGACGGCGAATTAATTTGCATAAACGGAAAATGTAGCGATGACCCTAATGTTGGAACCAACAATTGCAAAAATAACCGTCCTTCCGTCCCTTCTTCTACAACCGATACATGCGAACCATGTGGCTCGATGGTTTGCAACGGTACACGCCTTCTATACAATTGCTCACCACCCATCTCCGCCTCTACACCTGCTCAACTTACCCACAATGATTTCAGTGACGGCGGAGACGGGGGTGGTCCAGGGGCATGTGAAGGGAAATATTATGACAATAACGAAAGCATAGTCGCGTTGTCTACTGGATGGTTTGCGGGAAGTTCAAGGTGTGGAAAAATGATACGTATTCAGGCTAATAATGGGAACACTGCAATGGCTAAAGTTGTGGATGAATGTGATTCTACTGCTGGTTGTGATGCACAACATGGTGATCAGCCTCCATGTGAAAATAACGTTGTTGATGGTTCCATTGCTGTGTGGAATGCTTTGGAGTTGGATACAGATGAGG GGACTGTTTTGGAGCAAATTAAGCTTATGGAGAAGGGATGGAGAGGGTGTGGCACCTACAAAGAACCAAAATTCACTG TTGTGCAGGCGTTGAGGAGGTGA